The following are encoded in a window of Candidatus Hydrogenedentota bacterium genomic DNA:
- a CDS encoding prepilin-type N-terminal cleavage/methylation domain-containing protein: MMKKRGFTLIELLVVIAIIGILAAILLPALARAREAARRASCQNNLKQLGVIFKMYANESKGEKYPSNMKFDPNPDSSPTPCSQANDAQYHQPNRFFNGPSVYPEYMTDANIILCPSDADAEQMADYFFRKADGSIDPCRFWEISYEYYGWAITPDAVINGPVDSTSLNSATTNFDFGFLGEVGTLFTTAQATWNSDGPGAVFEDDITFTSAETGGDSTVYRLREGIERFFISDINNPAASAKAQSELPVMWDMCWLPSDGWGSYFSHVPGGGNVLYMDGHVTFLKYPSEWPDCRAYVNMVNTIQAAL, encoded by the coding sequence TTGCGGCGATCTTGTTGCCGGCGCTGGCGCGTGCGCGTGAAGCAGCACGCCGGGCAAGCTGCCAGAATAACCTGAAGCAGTTGGGCGTGATTTTCAAGATGTACGCGAACGAATCGAAGGGGGAGAAGTATCCCAGTAACATGAAGTTTGACCCGAATCCAGATTCTTCGCCGACTCCGTGTTCGCAGGCAAATGACGCCCAGTACCATCAGCCGAACCGGTTCTTTAACGGCCCGTCGGTGTATCCGGAATACATGACCGACGCAAACATCATCTTGTGTCCGTCGGATGCAGATGCAGAGCAGATGGCCGATTATTTCTTCCGTAAGGCAGATGGGTCGATCGATCCGTGCCGTTTCTGGGAAATCTCGTATGAGTATTATGGCTGGGCCATCACGCCGGATGCAGTCATCAACGGGCCAGTGGACAGCACATCGTTGAACTCGGCAACGACGAATTTCGATTTCGGATTTCTTGGAGAGGTAGGAACACTGTTTACGACGGCGCAAGCAACATGGAATAGCGACGGACCGGGTGCGGTATTTGAAGACGATATCACCTTTACGAGCGCGGAAACGGGCGGCGATTCGACCGTCTATCGTTTGCGCGAGGGTATCGAACGGTTCTTCATTAGTGACATCAATAACCCGGCCGCGAGTGCCAAGGCCCAAAGTGAGCTCCCGGTCATGTGGGATATGTGCTGGCTTCCCAGCGATGGTTGGGGCAGTTACTTCAGCCACGTTCCGGGCGGTGGCAATGTGCTCTATATGGACGGTCATGTTACGTTCTTGAAGTACCCGAGCGAGTGGCCCGATTGCCGCGCATATGTCAACATGGTAAACACGATCCAAGCGGCACTGTAA